The Amblyomma americanum isolate KBUSLIRL-KWMA chromosome 2, ASM5285725v1, whole genome shotgun sequence genome contains the following window.
gcgtctttcgggtcagcagccgagcaccataaccactgagccaccgcggaggcttcaGTATAAAACTGCTTAGATAAATCAAATAAGCTAGATGCTCACGATTAAGGTATTCACGGGGAGCTGCGAAATCTTTATTCCCCGATTCCTTATTCCAAAGCCCTCTGGTGTACAAAAGTGCTTTTTAAGCGTAAGGGAAAGGAGTTATTAGTAATATCTAGATTGAGACCTTCTAGACTACATTCACTGAACCGTGGTGTTTTATGTTATGGCTATGAGCAAACAAAAACACACCAGGTGACGAGCGAAGCTACAAGAGCTGTAGAAGGCTGGTTCGGGCTGCAGATCTCTTTTGCAGCAAAACGTCTCATCTCCGACTGCTTCGAACATGCAGTGAACGTGCCTAGAAAGGTGACGTAACATTCAAAGGTTACATGGGGCACATCTCGAGTATGAACATAGAGTGGTGCTATAGTAATTCGTGTATTGCACGGAGGGGTAATCTGAATATATTATTCAACTGTTCAGGCAATGTTGAACGAAAATTTTCAACCAGTAGAagtcgaaaaaaaattaaataagaaGGTAGGAGGCGGTGGAGAAAAGAACTTGCTGCCAGATGTGACAGATTAGTTCAAAAGGCAACTCAGAACATTTTAGGCATACATTagtctttctttttcttacaCCTTTAAATTTTCATCAAGTGGCAACCTTGTTTCAGTTACTCACGTGTCTCTGTGCTAAACAATTTCTACCCCTTGTTTTCACGAGTAATTAATAGCATGGCTTTTGTAGTCGGCATACAAAAACAGATCACGTGATAGTTAACGGCAGTATGCTTGATGATGatatgattttttatggcgcaagggcatctatggccaaagagcgccatgccacaAGTTATTTTCAAATTCTCAGTTTACTTAAAAAATAGCCATTGTAAGTTCTTTTTTTGGCTGTATTTTAATATACCTGAAGAAAATTCTCGGTGCGCACGAAAGCATTGAAAATGAAagcattttctttcctttttcagaACTAAAGACACTGCAATTTCGTACATATTTTCCTTTCGCATTCGAATTACCGCTCAGGTAGAAGCGTAAACAAAGGAAGACAGCAATGTTATGTAGAACCTAGTGATATCTGGACACGCAATGTTTTATATGCTCTCTCCTTTTCAGACGCAACCAACTGACAGAAATACCCGAAGGTTTTACTGCCCAGCAGTTCCCTGCTCTGAAAGTGCTCCACATTGAGTTCAATCCCATTACACAATGGAATCAAGACACGCTCTCTGCACTCATAAATCACCCTAAGCGACCGAAGTTGGTTCTTCGTGAGTATATTAAGGTTATAAACGGCTTTACCGCTCTCTGATGCAATGATTCTGAAGTTAACAGTAGCATCCGTGGATGATTACATTGGCGGAACCACCATTTCGTAGCCATTAGTTGTATTTAACACTGTGTTGCTTACGTGAGCCGCGGTAGGTTAGTACTGTTTTGCCTTGAGTTTTAACTTCAAATCGGATATGTTTTGATGATGGTAGCGTAATGTACATGTCATGTGTAACATAATCAATGATTTTGGAAATACATAAAAAAACGTTAAAGACTGACGTCCATAAGTGGTTACTCGCATCACTATGCTGGAATCTTTATAATTTTCTCCTctccgctgcgatgctacgcagTTGTGTCGCCTGTCCCTCGCTTAATGCCTACCCTCACTGAATCGCTacggcagactctcctgcgtgtgagaacgGCGGGTTCGACGAAACAACAGAGCACCTACTTTGTGACTGCCCCTCAGTTTGAGCGTGAGCGTGTCATCCTTGTCCGCTTTCAGAAGCCAAGGTTTTGGGTCTTTGGACTAAAGATTCATCGCAGAGGACTGCTGTGAAAGCGCTTTTCAAGTTGATGAAGGCTCAAGACTTAGTTTAATGTTTTAAACCCTCAGTGGGCGCATTGTGCACCCGTCTAGGAATTGTCTACGGACGCGTGAAACAGTGGtcgcccttttctctctcccctttATATCTCTCCCTCCGTTACTCTTGCCCCGTGTAGGTTAACATACTGGACATCGCCTAGTTAAGCTCCCTTCgttcattttttctctctctctcttccctcatCTCAAAATTTACTTCATTGATACTGCTGGTTTTGTCCCGCCAAGGTCACCTGGAATATAAGCCTCGACTCAATTAAAATTACGCACAGCTCAAAGAGCTACCCGTCAACTTCAAGTGCGAATTATTGTGAGTTGGCTCACGAGATATGTCATGCTGGCTGCACAAAAATATACGGTTTTTTTATTCGCATTATGATTCACACCTTAGAGGCCAGCGGCAACCTggttttctgtctttcttcataCTTCTGCAGATGTGATATAAGGCAAATTCGTTTTATATAGACGCCTGCAAGAAGAGCTTACGAGACGGCTTTTGTGGCACTTCTTTCAGGCCGAATTCACTGCGACTGCAACGCCGAGCCTCTTCGCCTTTTTCCACAAGACCGACTACAAGGAAAATGTGCCTCACCCGAGCACTTGAAAGGGAGACGAATCGGCGATCTCGCTGAAAGTGACCTGCAGTGCTCCAGTTAATAAAGCCTAAGATTGACGCGGTTTTTTTGCAGTTACGTGCCCCATATACTCACTGTGTACAGACAACAGCTTCAACAAGAAACGGCTTGCACTAACGCCGTATACATAGCATCCGTTTCAATCCATTCAAGAAACACAAGCGAGCAATTTCAGCACATATTGACACAGCTGTGAAGTCCAAATGACCTTTAGCTTTGCGCACTTCATTTTAGGTTATCTTCTTCTGAGGAAACATGCCATTCTAGAGGTGTTTCTTCAATGGATCCGTGCTGGGTCTTCCAGGTTATCTTCTTCTGAATAAACATGTCATTCTAGAGGTGTTTCTTCAATGGATCCGTGCTGGGTCTTGCAGGGCGAACACTATGCGTCTGGCTTTCGTCACATAATCACAGGTATCCAGCTATTGCACAGGCTCTAATTGCCCAAGCCATCCTTCTGGATCTTCATTCTGGAAGCCGTTCAAAGCGGCTGGCGGCCAGAGCTGTTGCAGGATGACCGTAGTAGGCGCTTCAAACAGGGCTGTGGCCGCTGTCAAAGTTTCCTTTTTGATTTACCGCTATTCATCAAAGGCCTCTGCTCAGGTTGTAACCCTTCGAGTCGGTGGCTGCTAGCAAGGGGAGGCCGCGGGCAATGACGAGGACGAA
Protein-coding sequences here:
- the LOC144118750 gene encoding platelet glycoprotein Ib beta chain-like, which translates into the protein MKCNILNHEDHALASFTNLEAFILSESGLKSFSWAVLPNPAPKLTTLRFERNQLTEIPEGFTAQQFPALKVLHIEFNPITQWNQDTLSALINHPKRPKLVLRRIHCDCNAEPLRLFPQDRLQGKCASPEHLKGRRIGDLAESDLQCSS